A genomic stretch from Festucalex cinctus isolate MCC-2025b chromosome 13, RoL_Fcin_1.0, whole genome shotgun sequence includes:
- the sgpp2 gene encoding sphingosine-1-phosphate phosphatase 2 isoform X3 gives MYIGQVMKDVLKLPRPSSPPVVKLEMRVDAEYGLPSTHAMAATAISFTLLLSAPSRIQFHFEMGLLMAVTLSTMVCLSRLYTGMHSVLDVICGVLISALLMFLTQPYWEAFDRFQLTSSLSPIVALTLPLFLSYTYPQLDHYSTTRGDTTTILGVGAGCSVGYWLNKQLGETFEPQGALPVPFPTLTRYALASGTARFLVGVGALVGTRQVMKAVSLHLLYCWYKVPKFDQRARRRKEIEVPSKFATYTAVGLVHSILVNRVFILLGL, from the exons ATGTACATCGGCCAGGTCATGAAGGACGTGCTGAAGTTGCCCCGTCCGAGCTCCCCTCCTGTGGTGAAGCTGGAGATGCGTGTTGATGCCGAGTACGGGCTGCCTTCCACCCATGCCATGGCTGCCACTGCAATCTCCTTTACGTTGTTACTGAGTGCACCTTCCAGAATCCAG TTCCATTTCGAGATGGGCCTACTGATGGCCGTGACCCTGTCCACGATGGTGTGCTTGAGCCGTCTCTACACTGGCATGCACTCCGTTTTG GACGTCATCTGTGGCGTTTTGATTTCAGCCCTCCTAATGTTTCTCACTCAGCCCTACTGGGAAGCCTTCGACCGGTTCCAGCTCACCAGCAGTTTGTCGCCAATCGTGGCATTGACGTTGCCCCTCTTCCTCAGCTACACATACCCACAACTGGACCATTACAGCACCACACGAGGGGACACCACCACCATCCTTGGAGTCGGGGCGGGCTGCTCTGTTGGCTATTGGCTCAACAAACAGTTGGGGGAGACATTTGAGCCCCAAGGAGCGCTGCCAGTGCCATTTCCCACACTGACAAGATACGCACTGGCATCTGGCACTGCCCGCTTCCTCGTCGGAGTGGGCGCGTTAGTGGGCACTCGGCAGGTTATGAAAGCTGTCAGCCTGCATTTGTTGTACTGCTGGTACAAAGTACCAAAATTCGACCAGCGTGCCAGGAGGAGGAAAGAGATTGAAGTACCAAGCAAGTTTGCCACATATACAGCTGTTGGACTTGTTCATTCCATACTGGTCAATAGAGTCTTCATTTTGTTAGGGTTATGA
- the sgpp2 gene encoding sphingosine-1-phosphate phosphatase 2 isoform X1, giving the protein MICSPAKLEALVYLQDSELVAAFQRRCGLYIVQTTRHSHRGMALAQAPDQIHQSRGLRKTTWGRQDSNSNYKYKEYGGSAPEYEVRNWLLHFLFLFSAGLGHEVFYITCLPCIHWYLDPFLCRRLVNMWTLVMYIGQVMKDVLKLPRPSSPPVVKLEMRVDAEYGLPSTHAMAATAISFTLLLSAPSRIQFHFEMGLLMAVTLSTMVCLSRLYTGMHSVLDVICGVLISALLMFLTQPYWEAFDRFQLTSSLSPIVALTLPLFLSYTYPQLDHYSTTRGDTTTILGVGAGCSVGYWLNKQLGETFEPQGALPVPFPTLTRYALASGTARFLVGVGALVGTRQVMKAVSLHLLYCWYKVPKFDQRARRRKEIEVPSKFATYTAVGLVHSILVNRVFILLGL; this is encoded by the exons ATGATCTGTTCGCCGGCCAAACTGGAGGCCCTGGTGTACCTGCAGGACTCGGAGCTTGTGGCGGCCTTCCAGAGAAGATGTGGACTTTATATTGTCCAAACGACGCGTCACAGTCACAGAGGGATGGCGCTCGCTCAAGCTCCCGACCAAATTCACCAATCACGTGGTTTACGTAAGACGACGTGGGGCCGCCAGGACAGCAATTCCAACTATAAATACAAGGAATAC GGCGGCAGCGCACCTGAATATGAAGTGAGGAACTGGCTGCTGCACTTCCTTTTTCTGTTCTCGGCTGGCCTTGGCCACGAAGTCTTTTACATCACCTGTCTGCCATGTATTCACTGGTACCTGGACCCCTTCCTCTGTCGGCGCCTGGTTAACATGTGGACC CTGGTGATGTACATCGGCCAGGTCATGAAGGACGTGCTGAAGTTGCCCCGTCCGAGCTCCCCTCCTGTGGTGAAGCTGGAGATGCGTGTTGATGCCGAGTACGGGCTGCCTTCCACCCATGCCATGGCTGCCACTGCAATCTCCTTTACGTTGTTACTGAGTGCACCTTCCAGAATCCAG TTCCATTTCGAGATGGGCCTACTGATGGCCGTGACCCTGTCCACGATGGTGTGCTTGAGCCGTCTCTACACTGGCATGCACTCCGTTTTG GACGTCATCTGTGGCGTTTTGATTTCAGCCCTCCTAATGTTTCTCACTCAGCCCTACTGGGAAGCCTTCGACCGGTTCCAGCTCACCAGCAGTTTGTCGCCAATCGTGGCATTGACGTTGCCCCTCTTCCTCAGCTACACATACCCACAACTGGACCATTACAGCACCACACGAGGGGACACCACCACCATCCTTGGAGTCGGGGCGGGCTGCTCTGTTGGCTATTGGCTCAACAAACAGTTGGGGGAGACATTTGAGCCCCAAGGAGCGCTGCCAGTGCCATTTCCCACACTGACAAGATACGCACTGGCATCTGGCACTGCCCGCTTCCTCGTCGGAGTGGGCGCGTTAGTGGGCACTCGGCAGGTTATGAAAGCTGTCAGCCTGCATTTGTTGTACTGCTGGTACAAAGTACCAAAATTCGACCAGCGTGCCAGGAGGAGGAAAGAGATTGAAGTACCAAGCAAGTTTGCCACATATACAGCTGTTGGACTTGTTCATTCCATACTGGTCAATAGAGTCTTCATTTTGTTAGGGTTATGA
- the sgpp2 gene encoding sphingosine-1-phosphate phosphatase 2 isoform X2, which translates to MDKQLVMYIGQVMKDVLKLPRPSSPPVVKLEMRVDAEYGLPSTHAMAATAISFTLLLSAPSRIQFHFEMGLLMAVTLSTMVCLSRLYTGMHSVLDVICGVLISALLMFLTQPYWEAFDRFQLTSSLSPIVALTLPLFLSYTYPQLDHYSTTRGDTTTILGVGAGCSVGYWLNKQLGETFEPQGALPVPFPTLTRYALASGTARFLVGVGALVGTRQVMKAVSLHLLYCWYKVPKFDQRARRRKEIEVPSKFATYTAVGLVHSILVNRVFILLGL; encoded by the exons ATGGACAAGCAG CTGGTGATGTACATCGGCCAGGTCATGAAGGACGTGCTGAAGTTGCCCCGTCCGAGCTCCCCTCCTGTGGTGAAGCTGGAGATGCGTGTTGATGCCGAGTACGGGCTGCCTTCCACCCATGCCATGGCTGCCACTGCAATCTCCTTTACGTTGTTACTGAGTGCACCTTCCAGAATCCAG TTCCATTTCGAGATGGGCCTACTGATGGCCGTGACCCTGTCCACGATGGTGTGCTTGAGCCGTCTCTACACTGGCATGCACTCCGTTTTG GACGTCATCTGTGGCGTTTTGATTTCAGCCCTCCTAATGTTTCTCACTCAGCCCTACTGGGAAGCCTTCGACCGGTTCCAGCTCACCAGCAGTTTGTCGCCAATCGTGGCATTGACGTTGCCCCTCTTCCTCAGCTACACATACCCACAACTGGACCATTACAGCACCACACGAGGGGACACCACCACCATCCTTGGAGTCGGGGCGGGCTGCTCTGTTGGCTATTGGCTCAACAAACAGTTGGGGGAGACATTTGAGCCCCAAGGAGCGCTGCCAGTGCCATTTCCCACACTGACAAGATACGCACTGGCATCTGGCACTGCCCGCTTCCTCGTCGGAGTGGGCGCGTTAGTGGGCACTCGGCAGGTTATGAAAGCTGTCAGCCTGCATTTGTTGTACTGCTGGTACAAAGTACCAAAATTCGACCAGCGTGCCAGGAGGAGGAAAGAGATTGAAGTACCAAGCAAGTTTGCCACATATACAGCTGTTGGACTTGTTCATTCCATACTGGTCAATAGAGTCTTCATTTTGTTAGGGTTATGA